One genomic region from Rattus norvegicus strain BN/NHsdMcwi chromosome 10, GRCr8, whole genome shotgun sequence encodes:
- the LOC120095342 gene encoding adenosine 5'-monophosphoramidase HINT1-like, which produces MAQHSDYTIFHKEILIKIISKDSQCLAFRDTTPRAPKHFLAIAKKNIAQSSVAEGDKESLLGCLITVGKKCAADLDLNNGYQVVVKVQMGTVVYHTHLHVLGGQRMN; this is translated from the coding sequence ATGGCCCAGCACAGTGACTACACGATCTTCCATAAAGAAATCCTCATCAAGATCATCAGTAAGGACAGCCAGTGTCTTGCTTTTCGTGACACTACCCCTCGAGCACCAAAACACTTTCTGGCAATAGCCAAGAAGAATATAGCCCAGAGttctgtagcagaaggtgataaAGAAAGTCTTCTAGGATGTCTAATAACAGTTGGCAAGAAATGTGCTGCAGATCTGGACCTGAACAACGGTTATCAGGTGGTTGTGAAGGTGCAGATGGGGACAGTGGTCTATCATACTCATCTCCATGTTCTTGGGGGTCAGCGGATGAATTGA